A genomic window from Gambusia affinis linkage group LG16, SWU_Gaff_1.0, whole genome shotgun sequence includes:
- the LOC122846490 gene encoding protein FAM163A-like, translating into MSAGTVVITGGILAGVILLCIVAVLCYCRLQYYCCKKNESEADVGSVAGADPLSHFPCNACNALAMDGTDITPVSLDQLDSGSHHSPCPSCSQYPVLTGLTDDMRNGGERLGFYYENPSASLPLPVNPPTLSPLSYYNPADAFPPPPRPYSTDV; encoded by the exons ATGTCAGCGGGAACTGTCGTGATAACCGGAGGAATTCTTGCTGGGGTGATTCTGCTGTGCATCGTAGCAGTTCTCTGTTACTGTAGACTCCAG TATTACTGCTGTAAGAAGAACGAGTCCGAGGCGGACGTGGGCTCGGTGGCGGGAGCAGATCCTCTGTCTCACTTCCCCTGCAACGCCTGCAACGCCCTGGCCATGGACGGGACCGACATCACGCCCGTCTCCCTGGACCAGCTGGACTCGGGTTCGCACCACAGCCCCTGCCCCTCGTGTTCGCAGTACCCCGTCCTCACTGGACTCACAGACGACATGCGTAACGGAGGGGAGCGGCTGGGCTTCTACTACGAAAACCCGTCAGCGTCTCTTCCTTTGCCCGTCAACCCACCGACTTTGTCCCCTCTGAGCTACTACAACCCAGCGGACGCCTTCCCTCCCCCGCCGCGCCCCTACAGCACCGACGTCTGA